One region of Haloprofundus salilacus genomic DNA includes:
- the argF gene encoding ornithine carbamoyltransferase, whose protein sequence is MAAATELETANVVDIDDLSAADVEVVLDRAAALKAGDDDVQFPQATLAMLFEKPSTRTRVSFETGMTKLGGHAIFLGPDDVHLGHGEPIKDTARALSGYVDVIMARLFDHADLEELADYATVPVVNGLTDDAHPCQTLADLLTIRETFGGFDVDVAWVGDGNNVAQSFVLGCALAGIDLTVATPEGYGIDDEVLSRAAELGGAPETTTSPEAAVADADAVYTDVWVSMGQEDEREEKLAAFDGFQLDAALLADTDAKVMHCLPAHRGEEITDDVLESERSLVWQQAENRLHAQNGLLAELLS, encoded by the coding sequence ATGGCGGCGGCGACCGAACTGGAGACGGCGAACGTCGTCGACATCGACGACCTCTCGGCCGCGGACGTAGAGGTGGTTCTCGACCGGGCGGCGGCGCTGAAAGCCGGCGACGACGACGTGCAGTTCCCGCAGGCGACGCTGGCGATGCTGTTCGAGAAGCCGAGCACCCGGACGAGAGTGTCGTTCGAGACGGGGATGACGAAACTCGGCGGCCACGCCATCTTTCTCGGTCCCGACGACGTCCACCTCGGCCACGGCGAACCAATAAAGGACACCGCCCGCGCACTGTCGGGCTACGTCGACGTCATCATGGCTCGCCTGTTCGACCACGCGGACCTCGAAGAGCTCGCCGACTACGCCACCGTCCCCGTCGTCAACGGTCTCACCGACGACGCCCACCCGTGTCAGACGCTCGCAGATCTCCTCACCATCCGCGAGACGTTCGGCGGCTTCGACGTCGACGTCGCGTGGGTCGGCGACGGCAACAACGTCGCCCAGTCGTTCGTTCTCGGCTGTGCGCTCGCGGGTATCGATCTCACCGTCGCGACGCCGGAGGGCTACGGCATCGACGACGAGGTACTCTCGCGCGCGGCCGAACTCGGCGGAGCGCCCGAGACGACGACGAGTCCGGAAGCGGCGGTCGCCGACGCGGACGCGGTGTACACCGACGTCTGGGTGAGCATGGGACAGGAGGACGAACGCGAGGAGAAACTGGCGGCGTTCGACGGTTTCCAACTCGACGCCGCCCTGCTCGCCGACACCGACGCGAAAGTGATGCACTGTCTGCCCGCCCACCGCGGCGAGGAGATAACCGACGACGTGCTCGAATCCGAGCGCTCGCTCGTCTGGCAGCAGGCCGAAAATCGTCTGCACGCCCAGAACGGATTGCTGGCGGAACTGCTGTCGTAA
- a CDS encoding [LysW]-lysine hydrolase — MNALDADDASEASGETTEYHDALDTEAKRLLFDLVSTPSVSGDEADAAAVLVDFFEAHDREAWTDEVGNVRAPAADSVLLTSHIDTVPGEVPVEVKEGDDGPQLWGRGSVDATGPLAAMAATAVETGVSFVGVVGEETDSRGARHLAETRAEPDAVVNGEPSGWDGITLGYRGFLAGTYVGTSELGHSSRPEENAIQSAVNWWSRVAEFFDPEADEESGVFDTVTTKPIAFDGGPTEDGFAVEATVDVQFRVPPKLTIDDVREVAEGELTSGSVHWQEPIPPVMESPRTDVARAFRVAIRQTGGDPRLLRKTGTSDMNLYAGVWDCPMVTYGPGDSDLDHAPNEHLSLSEFDNSVSVLTTVAEKLGGEA, encoded by the coding sequence ATGAACGCACTCGACGCCGACGACGCGAGCGAGGCGTCTGGCGAGACGACCGAGTATCACGACGCGCTCGACACCGAGGCCAAACGTCTCCTCTTCGACCTCGTCTCGACGCCGTCGGTCTCGGGCGACGAGGCCGACGCGGCCGCGGTGCTCGTCGACTTCTTCGAGGCGCACGACCGCGAGGCGTGGACCGACGAGGTGGGCAACGTCCGCGCGCCCGCCGCTGACTCCGTACTTCTGACCTCGCACATCGACACCGTCCCCGGCGAGGTGCCGGTCGAAGTGAAGGAGGGCGACGACGGTCCCCAGCTCTGGGGCCGGGGCAGCGTCGACGCGACCGGCCCGCTGGCGGCGATGGCCGCGACCGCCGTCGAGACCGGCGTGAGCTTCGTCGGCGTCGTCGGCGAGGAGACAGACTCCCGCGGCGCGCGCCACCTCGCCGAGACGCGCGCGGAACCCGACGCCGTCGTCAACGGCGAACCCAGCGGCTGGGACGGCATCACGCTCGGCTACCGCGGCTTCCTCGCGGGGACGTACGTCGGTACGAGCGAACTCGGCCACTCCTCGCGCCCCGAGGAGAACGCCATCCAGTCGGCGGTGAACTGGTGGTCGCGTGTGGCCGAGTTCTTCGACCCCGAGGCCGACGAGGAGAGCGGCGTCTTCGACACCGTGACGACCAAACCCATCGCTTTCGACGGCGGACCAACCGAGGACGGCTTCGCCGTCGAGGCGACCGTCGACGTGCAGTTCCGCGTTCCGCCGAAACTGACAATCGACGACGTGCGCGAAGTTGCGGAGGGCGAACTCACGAGCGGGAGCGTCCACTGGCAGGAGCCGATTCCGCCCGTCATGGAGAGTCCCCGCACCGACGTGGCGCGGGCGTTCCGCGTCGCCATCCGGCAGACCGGCGGCGACCCACGACTCCTACGCAAGACCGGCACGAGCGACATGAACCTCTACGCGGGCGTCTGGGACTGCCCGATGGTCACCTACGGTCCCGGCGACTCGGACCTCGACCACGCGCCGAACGAGCACCTCTCGCTTTCAGAGTTCGACAACTCCGTGTCGGTCCTCACGACCGTCGCCGAGAAACTGGGTGGCGAGGCGTGA
- a CDS encoding aspartate aminotransferase family protein has protein sequence MSGFVFSEKPIQIESGDGMSLYAADGTEYLDFGASYAVAATGHCHPKVVEAVQKQAGELLYVQGSYPVAARTELYEKLATLAPGDVSNVWLCNSGTEANEAAMKFARSATGRSKIVATKRGFHGRTLGALAMTWKQKYKKPFEPLAGGVEFVSYGDSEELADAVDDETAAVFLEPVQGEGGVHAADADYLQAAGEVTEDAGSALVFDEIQTGVGRTGSLWACEAAGVTPDILTTAKGIASGLPLGATLCADWIAEECGDHGSTFSGGPVVCAAANATLDVVVEEDLPTHAGDVGAYLAESLEAATEEHDLPVREVRGQGLMLGVEVKRGSNRILRDLALSEQILALPAGRSVVRLLPPLVAEQEHADRFVEAFAEVLG, from the coding sequence ATGAGTGGCTTTGTCTTCTCCGAAAAACCCATCCAAATCGAATCGGGCGACGGCATGTCGCTGTACGCTGCCGACGGGACCGAGTACCTCGACTTCGGCGCGAGTTACGCCGTTGCCGCGACGGGTCACTGCCACCCCAAAGTCGTCGAAGCGGTCCAGAAGCAGGCGGGCGAACTGCTCTACGTGCAAGGGTCGTACCCCGTCGCCGCGCGCACCGAACTGTACGAGAAGTTGGCGACGCTCGCACCCGGCGACGTATCGAACGTCTGGCTCTGTAACTCCGGCACCGAAGCCAACGAGGCGGCGATGAAGTTCGCCCGCAGCGCGACGGGGCGTTCGAAAATCGTCGCCACTAAACGCGGGTTCCACGGCCGAACCCTCGGCGCGCTGGCGATGACGTGGAAACAGAAGTACAAAAAACCGTTCGAGCCGCTGGCGGGTGGCGTCGAGTTCGTCTCCTACGGCGACAGCGAGGAACTGGCCGACGCCGTCGACGACGAGACGGCAGCGGTGTTCCTCGAACCCGTGCAGGGCGAGGGCGGCGTTCACGCCGCCGACGCCGACTACCTGCAGGCTGCCGGCGAGGTGACCGAAGATGCCGGGTCGGCGCTCGTCTTCGACGAGATTCAGACCGGCGTCGGTCGCACCGGGTCGCTGTGGGCCTGCGAAGCGGCGGGTGTCACGCCGGACATCCTCACAACGGCGAAAGGCATCGCTTCGGGCCTCCCGCTCGGCGCGACGCTCTGTGCGGACTGGATCGCCGAGGAGTGCGGCGATCACGGGTCGACGTTCTCGGGCGGTCCCGTCGTCTGCGCCGCCGCCAACGCGACGCTCGACGTGGTGGTCGAGGAGGACCTCCCGACGCACGCCGGTGACGTGGGCGCGTACCTCGCCGAGTCCCTCGAAGCAGCGACCGAGGAGCACGACCTCCCCGTCCGCGAGGTGCGCGGGCAGGGGTTGATGCTCGGCGTCGAAGTCAAACGCGGGTCGAACCGTATCCTCCGGGATCTGGCGCTCTCCGAGCAGATACTCGCGCTTCCGGCGGGTCGGTCGGTCGTCAGACTGCTGCCGCCGCTCGTCGCCGAGCAGGAGCACGCCGACCGCTTCGTCGAGGCGTTCGCGGAGGTGCTCGGATGA
- a CDS encoding acetylglutamate/acetylaminoadipate kinase, translating into MTQSTYTRDELLAAHEQLIDNDCGTADDQLYTDGGVTTIRTDGGDARQPPVVVKVGGAKAVDPAGAVGDVAHLVANGRDVVVVHGGSTAVDETLEALGEEPTYVETPSGVVGRFTDERAMEVFSMVMPGKLNTDLTATLRNAGVDAVGLSGVDGGLLAGKRKSAVRVVEGGKKKIKRGDHSGKIQSVNAQLLETLLSDGYTPVVTVPMLGEETDGSVTPVNADADRAAAAVAGALGAELVVLTDVSGVYEDPDDEATRIDSAATPEKLAEVETAAKGFMTKKVMAAKEALIGGASAVIVSDANLNDPIVAALNGAGTRITPGALGDDAPDTAADSAASVDASALGGDSV; encoded by the coding sequence ATGACACAGAGCACCTACACGCGTGATGAACTGCTCGCGGCCCACGAGCAGCTAATCGACAACGACTGCGGCACAGCCGATGACCAACTGTACACCGACGGCGGCGTCACTACAATTCGGACCGATGGTGGCGACGCCCGACAGCCGCCGGTCGTCGTCAAAGTCGGCGGCGCGAAAGCCGTCGACCCCGCGGGCGCAGTGGGTGACGTTGCACATCTCGTCGCAAACGGCAGAGACGTCGTCGTCGTCCACGGCGGGTCGACCGCCGTCGACGAGACGCTCGAAGCGCTCGGCGAGGAACCGACGTACGTCGAGACGCCGTCGGGTGTCGTCGGCCGGTTCACCGACGAGCGCGCGATGGAGGTGTTCTCGATGGTGATGCCCGGAAAGCTCAACACCGACCTGACGGCGACGCTGCGCAACGCGGGCGTCGACGCCGTCGGCCTCTCGGGCGTCGACGGCGGCCTCCTCGCTGGAAAACGAAAATCGGCCGTCCGCGTCGTTGAGGGAGGCAAGAAGAAGATCAAGCGCGGCGACCACTCCGGGAAGATACAGTCGGTCAACGCTCAGTTGCTTGAGACGCTGCTCTCGGACGGCTACACGCCGGTCGTCACGGTCCCGATGCTCGGCGAGGAGACTGACGGCTCGGTCACGCCCGTCAACGCTGACGCCGACCGCGCCGCTGCCGCCGTCGCTGGCGCGCTCGGCGCGGAACTCGTCGTCCTGACCGACGTATCGGGCGTCTACGAGGACCCCGACGACGAGGCGACGCGCATCGACTCGGCGGCGACGCCCGAGAAACTCGCAGAGGTCGAAACGGCTGCCAAGGGGTTCATGACGAAGAAGGTGATGGCGGCGAAAGAGGCGCTGATCGGCGGCGCGTCGGCCGTAATCGTCTCCGACGCCAACCTCAACGACCCCATCGTCGCGGCGCTCAACGGCGCAGGGACGCGCATCACGCCCGGCGCACTCGGCGACGACGCGCCCGATACCGCCGCCGATTCCGCTGCTTCCGTCGACGCCTCGGCGCTCGGAGGTGATTCTGTATGA
- the argC gene encoding N-acetyl-gamma-glutamyl-phosphate reductase, with protein MSPSAAVVGGSGFTGGELLRLLAGHPEFEVAQATSRQYDRKTVGSVHPNLRELDLRFSSPEDLESVDVLFAATPHGVSMEHIDAFQDAADTVVDLSADFRLQSEEQYDEWYDGHVAPEYLDKSVYALPELMRDELPGAELIAAGGCNATATILGLKPLFDANILDGDEQVVVDVKVGSSEGGASAGKASSHAERSGVVRPYAPTGHRHEAEIEQFLGLSVSFTVHAVDMVRGASATCHVFPDSPVTKGDLWGAYRESYEDEPFMRLVAGGGGVYRYPEPKAVAGTNFGEVGFEVDPANRRLVVFSAIDNMMKGSAGQAVHAANVALGFDETDGLEFTGLHPVGSP; from the coding sequence GTGAGCCCGAGCGCAGCTGTCGTCGGCGGCTCCGGCTTCACGGGCGGCGAACTGCTCCGCCTGCTCGCAGGTCACCCCGAGTTCGAGGTGGCGCAGGCGACGAGTCGTCAGTACGACCGCAAAACCGTCGGCTCGGTCCACCCCAATCTCAGAGAACTGGATCTGCGCTTCAGTTCGCCCGAGGATCTCGAATCCGTCGACGTGCTGTTCGCGGCGACGCCCCACGGCGTCTCGATGGAGCACATCGACGCGTTTCAGGACGCGGCGGACACCGTCGTCGACCTCTCGGCGGACTTCCGGCTCCAGAGTGAGGAACAGTACGACGAGTGGTACGACGGCCACGTCGCGCCCGAGTACCTCGACAAATCCGTCTACGCGCTCCCGGAACTGATGCGCGACGAACTACCCGGCGCGGAGCTCATCGCCGCCGGCGGCTGTAACGCGACGGCGACGATTCTCGGCCTGAAGCCGCTGTTCGACGCTAACATCTTGGACGGCGACGAGCAGGTCGTCGTCGACGTGAAAGTCGGGTCGTCGGAGGGTGGCGCGTCGGCCGGAAAAGCCTCCTCGCACGCTGAGCGCTCGGGCGTCGTCCGCCCGTACGCGCCGACCGGACACCGCCACGAGGCCGAGATCGAGCAGTTCCTCGGCCTCTCGGTGTCGTTCACCGTCCACGCGGTGGACATGGTGCGTGGGGCGTCGGCGACGTGTCACGTCTTCCCCGACTCGCCCGTCACGAAAGGCGACCTCTGGGGGGCGTACCGCGAGAGCTACGAGGACGAGCCGTTCATGCGGCTCGTCGCCGGCGGTGGGGGCGTCTACCGCTACCCCGAACCGAAGGCGGTCGCCGGGACGAACTTCGGCGAGGTCGGTTTCGAGGTCGACCCCGCGAACAGGCGCCTCGTCGTCTTCTCGGCCATCGACAACATGATGAAAGGCTCCGCCGGGCAGGCGGTCCACGCGGCGAATGTCGCACTCGGATTCGACGAGACCGACGGACTCGAATTCACCGGCCTGCACCCCGTCGGCTCGCCCTGA
- the lysX gene encoding lysine biosynthesis protein LysX: MQIGILYSRIRKDEKLLLSELRERGHDVTKIDVRKHQFGLDGTTAPVDDLDVVVDRCLATSRSLYATRFIESYGVPVVNSSETAEICADKAKNSLALAEAGVRTPETKVAFTKESAMEAIEAFGYPCVLKPVVGSWGRLMAKIDSRSAAEAILEHKATLGHYEHKVFYVQEFVEKPGRDIRVLATDGEPVAAMTRSSEHWLTNAAKGGETEEFELDDEALELVKKASDAVGGGLLGVDLMETGDSYTVHEVNHTVEFKALNEATEVDVPAVVVDWLESKATEKTAAEAVV; this comes from the coding sequence TTGCAGATTGGAATCCTCTACTCGCGCATCCGCAAGGACGAGAAGCTCCTCCTCTCGGAGCTTCGAGAGCGCGGCCACGACGTGACCAAAATCGACGTTCGCAAGCACCAGTTCGGCCTCGACGGCACGACGGCGCCCGTCGACGACCTCGACGTCGTCGTCGACCGCTGTCTCGCCACCTCGCGCTCGCTGTACGCGACGCGCTTCATCGAGAGCTACGGCGTGCCCGTCGTCAACTCGTCGGAGACGGCCGAAATCTGCGCCGACAAGGCGAAGAACAGCCTCGCGCTCGCGGAGGCGGGCGTCCGCACGCCCGAGACGAAGGTTGCGTTCACGAAGGAGAGCGCGATGGAGGCCATCGAGGCGTTCGGCTATCCTTGCGTCTTGAAACCCGTCGTCGGGTCGTGGGGTCGCCTGATGGCGAAGATAGACTCCAGAAGTGCCGCCGAAGCGATTCTGGAGCACAAAGCCACCCTGGGTCACTACGAGCACAAGGTGTTCTACGTGCAGGAGTTCGTCGAGAAGCCCGGCCGCGACATCCGCGTGCTTGCGACCGACGGCGAGCCCGTCGCCGCGATGACGCGCTCTTCCGAGCACTGGTTGACGAACGCCGCGAAAGGCGGCGAAACCGAAGAGTTCGAGTTGGACGACGAGGCGCTCGAACTTGTCAAGAAAGCCAGCGACGCAGTCGGCGGCGGACTGCTCGGCGTGGACCTCATGGAGACCGGCGACTCGTACACGGTCCACGAAGTGAACCACACCGTCGAATTCAAGGCGCTGAACGAGGCGACCGAGGTCGACGTACCTGCTGTCGTCGTCGACTGGCTGGAATCGAAGGCGACCGAGAAGACGGCTGCGGAGGCGGTCGTGTGA
- the lysW gene encoding lysine biosynthesis protein LysW, translating into MTEAECAECGATLDLADDLETGEIIDCGTCGAELEVIDVNPPVLERAPELEEDWGE; encoded by the coding sequence ATGACCGAAGCAGAATGCGCCGAGTGCGGGGCCACGCTGGACCTCGCCGACGACCTGGAGACGGGCGAAATCATCGACTGCGGCACCTGCGGTGCCGAACTCGAAGTCATCGACGTCAACCCGCCGGTCCTCGAGCGAGCCCCCGAGCTCGAAGAGGACTGGGGGGAGTGA
- the argH gene encoding argininosuccinate lyase produces MTEESAGDVIRRDRFSGGPARDFLSSLAADERIFEADLAVDRAHVVMLTEQGIIDDCNAADILSALDSVEKDGHAELPGGEDVHEAIEAAVIQRVGEDGGKMHTARSRNDEVATCIRYRLREDILDAIEGTLALREALTETAAEHTETVMPGYTHLQPAQPITVAHYLLSYEAAVARDTARLLDAYGRINQSPLGAAAFAGTTFDVDRERTADLLGFDSVLGNSMDASSARDFLAETLGALATHATTISGLAEDLVIFANKGYVDLSDDYSSTSSIMPQKKNPDTLELVRGTAGDAVGGLSGLLTNLKGLPRAYNRDLQLAHPHAFRAVDAVVNATDVAAGAVATATWNADELAADAGDGFSTATGVADALATTGMPFRTAHEIVAAAAEGIDDADDAATIAAKLDAAAEGVLGEPLWTRVNRETVEAALDPAESVSSRDSLGGPAASAVETQLDDARARFGDDADSVAARRDALAQANEKLRAEVDSYV; encoded by the coding sequence ATGACCGAGGAGTCTGCCGGCGACGTCATCCGCCGCGACCGCTTCAGCGGCGGCCCCGCCCGCGACTTCCTCTCCAGCCTCGCGGCCGACGAACGTATCTTCGAGGCGGACCTCGCCGTCGACCGCGCGCACGTCGTGATGCTCACTGAGCAAGGAATAATTGACGACTGCAATGCCGCGGACATCCTCTCGGCGCTCGACTCGGTCGAGAAAGACGGACACGCGGAACTCCCCGGCGGCGAGGACGTCCACGAGGCCATCGAGGCCGCGGTCATCCAGCGCGTCGGCGAAGACGGCGGAAAGATGCACACCGCTCGCAGTCGCAACGACGAGGTTGCGACCTGCATCCGCTACCGCCTGCGCGAGGACATCCTCGACGCGATAGAAGGAACGCTCGCGCTCCGCGAAGCGCTCACAGAAACCGCCGCCGAGCACACCGAGACGGTGATGCCGGGTTACACGCACCTGCAACCCGCCCAGCCCATCACCGTCGCGCACTACCTGCTGTCGTACGAGGCGGCGGTCGCCCGCGACACTGCCCGCCTCCTCGACGCCTACGGCCGGATCAACCAGTCGCCGCTGGGAGCCGCGGCGTTCGCGGGCACGACGTTCGACGTCGACCGCGAGCGCACCGCCGACCTGCTCGGCTTCGACTCCGTTTTAGGCAATTCGATGGACGCCTCGTCCGCTCGGGATTTCCTCGCGGAGACGCTCGGCGCGCTCGCGACGCACGCGACCACCATCTCGGGGCTCGCGGAGGACCTTGTCATCTTCGCCAACAAAGGGTATGTCGACCTCTCGGACGACTACTCCTCTACCTCCTCCATCATGCCCCAGAAGAAGAACCCCGACACGCTCGAACTCGTCCGCGGCACCGCCGGCGACGCTGTCGGCGGTCTCTCCGGACTCTTGACGAACCTCAAGGGCCTCCCCCGCGCGTACAACCGCGACCTGCAACTGGCGCACCCGCACGCGTTCCGCGCCGTCGACGCCGTCGTCAACGCGACGGACGTCGCAGCGGGCGCGGTCGCCACCGCGACGTGGAACGCCGACGAACTGGCGGCGGACGCGGGCGACGGCTTCTCGACGGCGACGGGCGTCGCCGACGCGTTGGCGACGACGGGAATGCCGTTCCGCACAGCGCACGAAATCGTCGCCGCGGCGGCCGAAGGCATCGACGACGCCGACGACGCGGCAACTATTGCTGCAAAACTTGACGCGGCCGCAGAAGGGGTGTTAGGGGAGCCCCTCTGGACGCGCGTGAACCGCGAGACCGTCGAAGCCGCGCTCGACCCCGCCGAGAGCGTCTCGAGTCGCGACTCCCTCGGCGGTCCCGCAGCGTCGGCGGTCGAGACGCAACTCGACGACGCACGGGCGCGCTTCGGCGACGACGCCGACTCCGTCGCCGCGCGCCGCGACGCGCTGGCTCAGGCGAACGAGAAACTCCGTGCGGAGGTCGACAGCTATGTCTGA